From a single Zeugodacus cucurbitae isolate PBARC_wt_2022May chromosome Y, idZeuCucr1.2, whole genome shotgun sequence genomic region:
- the LOC128923457 gene encoding uncharacterized protein LOC128923457 yields the protein MLDVFNRMAKARPPHAHILIWLVERIQPDQIDDIICAEIPVHEVDPDLHDVVTTNMIHGPCGAINPQSPCMVDGKCSKRYPRKLTAETVTDNDGYPLYRRRSPDDNGRTVTTKVKRMDFVVDNSWIVPYSPLISKTFKTHCNVEYCNSVKSIKYICKYVTKGSDMAVFGLQSSNTNDEISRYQVGRYVNCNEAIWRMFAFPIHERHSTVINLPVHLENGQRVYFTASNATQRAETPPATTLTSFFAICQSDQFARTLLYSEMKRYYTWNASSKNFQRRKQGDAVSGYPDVRSTDALGRMYTVHPKNDECFYLRLLLVNVRGPTSFETLRTVNGVIFPTYRAACEELNLLENDTHWDTTIAEAIISASPSQIRTLFAIIISTCFPSNPCNLWHKYKDSMSEDILHQSRVSSRNHDIEMNEEIHNRALLLIEDMCYLMCGNLLIRLGMPAPNREMNDAFNRELERKREYDHQELDLVVQRNVPLLNYQQKEVYDTLMKVIADENGGLYFLDAPGGTGKTFLMSLVLATVRARSNIAVAVASSGIAATLLEGCRTAHSAFKLPLNLQTIEEPMCNIAKHSAMAKVLATSKIIIWDECTMAHKRALEALNRTLKDLRNDSRCFGGAMILLSGDFRQILPVIPRSTAADEINACLKSSNLWRYVKKLQLTTNMRVTLLNDTSAEDFSEQLLTIGNGQVPVDESSGLISFPNNFCNFVSSKDELINNVFPNIISNYKNNEWLSERAILAAKNKDVDDLNYIIQNKIIGTMHSFKSIDCVTNEDEATNYPIEFLNSLDVPGLPPHNLRLKVGSVVIMLRNINQPKLCNGTRLVVSKLMNNVIYATIMIGKFKGEEVLIPRIPMIPTDMPFEFKRLQFPIRLAFAVTINKSQGQSLKVCGLNLEHSCFSHGQLYVACSRVGRPSALFVFAPDNKTKNVVYHKVLK from the coding sequence ATGCTGGATGTATTCAATCGAATGGCAAAAGCGAGGCCGCCGCACGCACACATTCTTATTTGGTTAGTGGAAAGAATTCAGCCTGACCAAATAGATGATATCATATGTGCCGAGATTCCTGTTCATGAAGTCGATCCAGACCTACATGATGTTGTTACTACTAATATGATTCATGGACCGTGTGGTGCCATCAACCCCCAATCACCTTGCATGGTCGATGGAAAGTGCTCTAAACGATATCCACGGAAATTAACGGCGGAGACTGTCACTGACAACGATGGGTATCCGCTGTATCGGCGTCGATCACCAGATGACAACGGTCGAACTGTCACAACGAAAGTGAAAAGAATGGATTTCGTTGTCGACAACAGTTGGATTGTTCCATATTCGCCACTTATTTCTAAAACGTTCAAGACACATTGCAACGTTGAATACTGCAATTCAGTTAagtccataaaatatatttgcaaatatgttaCGAAAGGCAGTGATATGGCGGTTTTTGGATTGCAATCCTCGAATACCAACGATGAAATTTCACGCTATCAAGTTGGTCGTTATGTGAACTgtaatgaagcgatttggcgtaTGTTCGCATTTCCCATTCACGAACGTCATTCTACTGTTATAAATTTGCCGGTGCATCTAGAGAATGGTCAACGAGTATATTTCACGGCTTCGAATGCTACGCAACGTGCTGAAACACCTCCAGCAACTACATTGACCAGTTTTTTTGCAATCTGCCAAAGCGATCAGTTTGCACGAACTTTGCTTTACTCGGAGATGAAACGTTATTATACTTGGAATGCTTCATCCAAGAATTTTCAAAGACGGAAGCAAGGTGATGCGGTTTCTGGGTATCCAGATGTGCGTTCTACTGATGCTCTTGGTCGTATGTATACAGTTCATCCAAAGAATGatgaatgtttctatttgcggtTGTTGCTGGTAAATGTGCGTGGGCCAACTTCATTTGAGACACTACGAACTGTTAATGGTGTAATATTCCCAACATATCGTGCTGCATGTGAAGAATTGAACTTATTAGAAAACGATACCCATTGGGATACGACAATCGCTGAAGCCATTATCTCTGCATCTCCAAGTCAGATACGCACATTATTCGCTATCATAATTTcgacatgttttccatcaaaccCATGTAACCTGTGGCACAAATACAAGGATAGTATGTCAGAAGATATTTTACATCAAAGTCGTGTCAGTTCCAGAAATCACGATATTGAGATGAATGAGGAGATACATAATCGTGCTTTACTCTTGATCGAAGATATGTGCTACCTCATGTGCGGTAATTTATTAATCAGGTTAGGAATGCCAGCGCCAAATCGTGAAATGAATGACGCATTTAATCGAGAATTGGAACGGAAACGTGAATATGATCACCAGGAATTAGATTTAGTAGTTCAAAGGAATGTACCCCTGTTGAATTACCAACAAAAGGAAGTTTATGATACTTTAATGAAGGTAATCGCTGATGAAAATGGTGGTTTATATTTCCTAGATGCCCCTGGTGGAACTGGCAAGACATTCCTTATGTCATTAGTTTTAGCAACTGTTCGGGCGAGATCCAACATAGCGGTTGCAGTTGCTTCTTCTGGAATAGCAGCCACATTGTTAGAAGGATGCCGTACGGCTCATTCAGCATTCAAATTACCGTTAAATCTTCAAACTATTGAAGAACCAATGTGTAATATTGCAAAACACTCAGCAATGGCCAAAGTTTTAGCGACATCGAAAATCATCATCTGGGACGAATGCACAATGGCGCATAAACGTGCATTAGAAGCACTTAACCGAacattaaaagatttacgcaatGACTCGAGATGTTTTGGAGGAGCAATGATTTTACTGTCTGGCGATTTCCGCCAAATACTGCCAGTAATTCCAAGATCTACggctgccgacgaaataaacgcttGCCTCAAATCGTCAAATCTATGGCGCTATGTGAAGAAACTGCAGCTGACAACAAATATGAGAGTTACATTGCTTAATGATACATCTGCTGAAGATTTCTCGGAGCAATTGCTGACTATCGGTAATGGTCAAGTACCTGTCGATGAATCGAGCGGATTAATatcatttccaaataatttctgtaattttgtctcATCAAAAGACGAACTTATCAACAATgtatttccaaatattatttctaactacaaaaataatgaatggttGAGTGAGCGAGCAATTTTAGCGGCTAAGAATAAAGATGTAGATGACCTGAActacataattcaaaataagaTCATTGGAACAATgcattcattcaaatctattgaCTGCGTCACAAATGAAGATGAAGCCACCAACTatccaattgaatttttaaactctttggACGTACCTGGCTTACCACCGCACAATTTACGCCTAAAGGTTGGCTCCGTAGTAATCATGCTTCGAAACATAAACCAACCAAAACTGTGCAACGGTACGCGTTTGGTGGTTAGTAAATTGATGAACAATGTAATTTACGCTACGATAATGATAGGAAAATTCAAAGGTGAGGAAGTTCTCATTCCGAGGATCCCGATGATCCCAACCGatatgccgtttgaatttaaaagACTTCAATTTCCGATACGTCTTGCATTTGCCGTGACAATCAACAAATCACAAGGCCAATCCTTAAAAGTTTGTGGTTTAAATCTAGAACattcatgtttttcccatggtcaATTATACGTGGCATGTTCACGGGTCGGAAGACCATCtgcgttgtttgtttttgcgcctgataataaaacaaaaaatgtcgtGTATCACAAGGTGCTTAAGTGA